From one Mya arenaria isolate MELC-2E11 chromosome 4, ASM2691426v1 genomic stretch:
- the LOC128229724 gene encoding uncharacterized protein LOC128229724, with the protein MYQESIDKEYKTLSSVPIGGFPVRFLSIDERDNAHFPQSLEAVVGTPLFLACDVLPEVGTCVLRQNQIRIHQRFAKIGLATRRNIIGFKVAGVNNSKVMWFYSVEGVLRVLFEFGNKAMQRDCLKRLRKLWYSRYDAPLLEMEGVIQYTHTGSIDPPLDVDIRTKDINEIPSCGMANSEDVIKTAKESANLSSDFKESLTSTGVLYMLECAGISVELAHSLTTMIFQLHEVYSQNRDLHGIDIEIITKYFCFFHFMLTGSGHYDSETDKGVFKFIENFVQLFSGEDISSIPMDKSLSTPEGITEEHFKLLYIVSHWLGMEYRKLKPLIQNNVDQFKRQNIHSIDTLPPSEAIIDDLFPVFMKQLLVNWTDVDDSVTEDDTEDENIDEHSYSTAGFSKQLKLVQVILELATGSLISATSHFVNYKCSI; encoded by the exons ATGTATCAAGAATCTATAGATAAAGAATACAAAACGCTGTCTTCTGTGCCGATCGGAGGCTTCCCAGTCAGATTTCTGAGCATTGATGAACGGGACAATGCTCATTTTCCGCAGTCATTGGAAGCG GTTGTGGGAACGCCTTTATTCCTCGCCTGCGATGTTCTGCCAGAGGTGGGCACCTGTGTTTTGAGGCAAAACCAAATCAGAATCCACCAGCGGTTTGCCAAGATTGGGCTTGCTACTCGCAGGAATATAATAG GTTTCAAGGTCGCCGGTGTGAACAACAGTAAAGTGATGTGGTTCTATAGTGTCGAAGGCGTCCTCCGAGTTCTGTTTGAGTTTGGAAATAAGGCTATGCAGAGAGATTGTCTGAAAAGGCTAAGG AAACTCTGGTACAGCCGTTACGACGCACCACTGCTGGAAATGGAGGGAGTAatacaatacacacatacaGGTTCCATTGATCCACCGCTTGACGTGGACATACGGACCAAGGATATAAACGAAATACCATCGTGTGGAATGGCCAATTCAGAAGATGTTATCAAGACAGCCAAAGAATCTGCAAACCTAAGCTCCGACTTCAAGGAAAGTCTAACTTCGACTGGTGTTCTTTATATGCTTGAATGTGCTGGGATTTCTGTTGAACTTGCACACTCACTTACAACCATGATTTTTCAATTACATGAAGTGTATTCACAAAATAGGGATCTTCATGGTAtagatattgaaataattaccaaGTATTTTTGCTTCTTTCATTTTATGTTAACTGGCAGTGGCCATTATGATTCAGAAACTGACAAAGGAGTATTTAAGTTCATTGAAAATTTTGTGCAATTATTCAGCGGTGAAGATATAAGTAGTATTCCTATGGACAAATCACTCTCAACTCCAGAAGGCATAACCGAAGAACACTTCAAACTTTTGTATATTGTAAGCCACTGGCTTGGTATGGAGTATAGGAAATTGAAACCacttattcaaaacaatgtagaTCAGTTCAAGAGACAAAACATTCACTCTATTGACACACTACCACCAAGTGAAGCCATCATTGATGACTTATTTCCAGTGTTCATGAAGCAACTGCTAGTTAATTGGACTGATGTTGATGACAGTGTGACAGAAGATGACACAGAGGATGAGAATATTGATGAACATAGTTATTCAACAGCAGGATTTTCTAAACAGCTAAAATTGGTTCAAGTGATACTGGAACTTGCGACAGGCAGTCTCATTTCTGCGACATCACATTTTGTGAATTATAAATGCAGCATATGA
- the LOC128229725 gene encoding complement C1q-like protein 4, with translation MAYFYLIIFVLAYAAAEDQDSRTCYQKDILTLVLKQRETDTRVRELGHSMENDLRDIHGKINGIESELQTKLSAMQRNLSSLQRDNDKFRNEISSLTQKYDQLAAKVNSSGTPPKNGFLATLSSNYTPSVNPSNIVFNSVTTLVGGGYSSGTGIFTSPTSGLYVFSTTIKIQLGHSRSHAWFSIKKNAVTIVRLHLEDIDSNSETTSGSVLLSLQAGDRVFVTCESILGTILGDDYTFFSGFPL, from the exons ATGGCTTATTTCTATTTGATCATCTTTGTTTTAGCTTATGCTGCAGCAGAGGACCAGGATAGCCGCACTTGTTATCAAAAAGATATTCTAACACTTGTTTTAAAGCAAAGGGAAACGGACACTAGAGTGAGAGAACTTGGACATTCCATGGAAAATGATTTGAGAGACATACATGGTAAAATAAATGGCATTGAGTCGGAGTTACAGACCAAACTTTCGGCAATGCAGAGGAACTTGTCATCACTGCAGCGGGATAACGACAAATTCCGTAACGAGATTTCGAGCCTTACGCAGAAGTATGATCAACTGGCTGCTAAAGTCAATA GTAGTGGAACCCCCCCAAAAAATGGCTTCCTCGCAACATTGTCATCGAATTACACACCTTCAGTGAATCCATCGAATATAGTGTTCAATAGCGTGACAACACTCGTAGGTGGGGGATACAGTTCGGGAACAGGGATTTTTACCTCTCCAACGAGTGGCCTCTACGTGTTTTCTACCACCATCAAGATACAGCTCGGCCATTCACGCAGTCACGCATGGTTTAGCATAAAAAAGAACGCTGTTACAATAGTACGACTTCATCTTGAGGATATAGACTCAAACTCAGAAACAACGAGCGGAAGTGTACTGTTGTCCCTTCAAGCCGGGGACCGGGTGTTTGTAACGTGTGAATCAATCCTGGGCACTATTTTGGGGGACGATTATACTTTCTTTTCTGGGTTtcctttataa